In one Pelecanus crispus isolate bPelCri1 chromosome 12, bPelCri1.pri, whole genome shotgun sequence genomic region, the following are encoded:
- the LOC104024219 gene encoding myosin-1B: MSSDSEMAIFGAAAPYLRKSEKERIEAQNKPFDAKTSVFVAHAKESYVKSTIQSKEAGKVTVKTEGGEVLTVKDDQIFPMNPPKYDKIEDMAMMTHLHEPAVLYNLKERYAAWMIYTYSGLFCVTVNPYKWLPVYNPEVVLAYRGKKRQEAPPHIFSISDNAYQFMLTDRENQSILITGESGAGKTVNTKRVIQYFATIAASGDKKKEEQQSAGKMQGTLEDQIISANPLLEAFGNAKTVRNDNSSRFGKFIRIHFGATGKLASADIETYLLEKSRVTFQLKAERSYHIFYQIMSNKKPELIEMLLITTNPYDYQYVSQGEITVPSINDQEELMATDSAIDILGFTPDEKTAIYKLTGAVMHYGNLKFKQKQREEQAEPDGTEVADKAAYLMGLNSADLLKALCYPRVKVGNEYVTKGQTVQQVYNSVGALAKAVFEKMFLWMVVRINQQLDTKQPRQYFIGVLDIAGFEIFDFNSLEQLCINFTNEKLQQFFNHHMFVLEQEEYKKEGIEWEFIDFGMDLAACIELIEKPMGIFSILEEECMFPKATDTSFKNKLYDQHLGKSNNFQKPKPAKGKAEAHFSLVHYAGTVDYNITGWLEKNKDPLNETVVGLYQKSSMKTLALLFASVGGAEAESGGGGKKGSKKKGSSFQTVSALFRENLNKLMSNLRSTHPHFVRCLIPNETKTPGAMEHELVLHQLRCNGVLEGIRICRKGFPSRILYADFKQRYKVLNASAIPEGQFIDSKKASEKLLGSIDVDHTQYKFGHTKVFFKAGLLGLLEEMRDEKLAQLITSTQAMCRGYLMRVEFKKMMERRESIFCIQYNVRAFMNVKHWPWMKLFFKIKPLLKSAESEKEMANMKGEFEKTKEDLAKSEAKRKELEEKMVSLLQEKNDLQLQVQAEADALADAEERCDQLIKTKIQLEAKIKEVTERAEDEEEINAELTAKKRKLEDECSELKKDIDDLELTLAKVEKEKHATENKVKNLTEEMAALDETIAKLTKEKKALQEAHQQTLDDLQAEEDKVNTLTKAKTKLEQQVDDLEGSLEQEKKLRMDLERAKRKLEGDLKLANDSIMDLENDKQQLDEKLKKKDFEISQIQSKIEDEQALGMQLQKKIKELQARIEELEEEIEAERASRAKAEKHRADLSRELEEISERLEEAGGATTAQIEMNKKREAEFQKMRRDLEEATLQHEATAAALRKKHADSTAELGEQIDNLQRVKQKLEKEKSELKMEIDDLASNMESVSKAKANLEKMCRSLEDQLSEIKTKEEEQQRTINDISTQRARLQTESGEYSRQVEEKDALISQLSRGKQAFTQQIEELKRHLEEEIKAKNALAHALQSARHDCDLLREQYEEEQEAKGELQRALSKANSEVAQWRTKYETDAIQRTEELEEAKKKLAQRLQDAEEHVEAVNAKCASLEKTKQRLQNEVEDLMIDVERSNAACAALDKKQKNFDKILAEWKQKYEETQAELEASQKESRSLSTELFKMKNAYEESLDHLETLKRENKNLQQEISDLTEQIAEGGKAIHELEKVKKQIEQEKSEIQAALEEAEASLEHEEGKILRLQLELSQVKSEIDRKIAEKDEEIDQLKRNHLRVVESMQSTLDAEIRSRNEALRLKKKMEGDLNEMEIQLSHANRVAAEAQKNLRNTQAVLKDTQIHLDDALRAQEDLKEQVAMVERRANLLQAEIEELRAALEQTERCRKVAEQELIDASERVQLLHTQNTSLINTKKKLETDISQIQSEMEETVQEAHNAEEKAKKAITDAAMMAEELKKEQDTSAHLERMKKNLDQTVKDLQHRLDEAEQLALKGGKKQIQKLEARVRELEGEVDAEQKRSAEAVKGVRKYERRVKELTYQSEEDRKNVLRLQDLVDKLQMKVKSYKRQAEEAEELSNVNLTKFRKIQHELEEAEERADIAESQVNKLRAKSREIGKKTENEE; the protein is encoded by the exons ATGTCATCAGACTCTGAGATGGCCATCTttggggcagcagctccctacctcagaaagtcagaaaaggagagaattgAGGCCCAGAACAAACCTTTTGATGCCAAGACTTCAGTCTTTGTGGCACATGCAAAGGAATCCTATGTGAAAAGCACAATCCAGAgcaaagaagcaggaaaagtcACAGTCAAGACCGAAGGTGGAGAA GTTCTCACCGTGAAGGATGATCAAATCTTCCCCATGAACCCTCCCAAGTATGATAAAATTGAGGACATGGCCATGATGACCCACCTCCATGAACCTGCTGTGCTATATAACCTCAAAGAGCGTTATGCAGCCTGGATGATTTAT ACATATTCGGGTCTCTTCTGTGTCACTGTCAACCCCTACAAGTGGCTGCCGGTGTACAACCCGGAGGTGGTGTTGGCCTACCGAGGCAAGAAGCGCCAGGAGGCCCCTCCACACATCTTCTCCATCTCTGACAATGCCTATCAGTTCATGCTAACTG ATCGCGAGAACCAATCGATCCTGATCAC TGGAGAATCCGGTGCAGGGAAGACTGTGAACACAAAGCGTGTCATCCAGTACTTTGCAACAATTGCAGCAAGCGGGGAtaagaagaaggaagagcagcagtcGGCAGGCAAAATGCAG GGGACACTTGAGGATCAAATCATCAGTGCCAACCCACTGCTGGAGGCTTTTGGTAATGCCAAGACAGTGAGGAACGACAACTCCTCACGCTTT gGTAAATTCATCAGAATCCACTTTGGCGCCACGGGAAAACTGGCTTCTGCTGATATTGAAACAT ATCTGCTGGAGAAGTCCAGAGTCACTTTCCAGCTCAAGGCAGAAAGAAGCTACCACATATTTTATCAGATCATGTCCAACAAGAAGCCGGAGCTAATTG AGATGTTACTGATCACCACCAACCCGTATGACTATCAGTATGTGAGTCAAGGTGAGATCACGGTTCCCAGCATTAACGATCAGGAAGAGCTGATGGCTACGGAT AGTGCCATTGACATCCTGGGCTTCACTCCTGATGAGAAGACAGCCATTTACAAGCTGACGGGGGCTGTCATGCACTATGGCAACCTGAAGTTTAAGCAGaagcagcgtgaggagcaggcagagccggATGGCACAGAAG TTGCTGATAAGGCTGCCTACCTGATGGGTCTGAACTCAGCAGATCTGCTCAAGGCCCTCTGCTACCCCCGAGTCAAGGTTGGGAATGAATATGTGACCAAAGGTCAAACTGTGCAGCAG GTATACAATTCAGTGGGTGCCCTGGCAAAAGCTGTCTTTGAGAAGATGTTCCTGTGGATGGTTGTTCGCATCAACCAACAGCTGGATACCAAGCAGCCGAGACAGTACTTCATTGGTGTCCTGGACATTGCTGGCTTCGAGATCTTTGAT TTCAACAGCCTGGAGCAGCTGTGCATCAACTTCACCAATGAGAAACTGCAACAGTTCTTCAACCACCACATGTtcgtgctggagcaggaggagtaCAAGAAGGAAGGAATTGAATGGGAGTTCATTGACTTTGGGATGGACCTGGCTGCTTGCATTGAGCTCATTGAGAAG CCCATGGGCATCTTCTCCATCCTGGAAGAGGAGTGCATGTTCCCCAAGGCAACTGACACCTCTTTCAAGAACAAGCTCTATGACCAGCATCTGGGCAAGTCCAACAACTTCCAGAAGCCCAAGCCCGCCAAAGGCAAGGCTGAGGCCCACTTCTCCCTGGTGCACTACGCTGGTACAGTGGACTACAACATCACTGGCTGGCTTGAGAAGAATAAGGATCCCTTGAATGAAACTGTTGTGGGGCTGTACCAGAAATCATCAATGAAGACACTGGCCTTGCTCTTTGCCTCTGTTGGTGGGGCGGAAGCAG AGAGTGGTGGCGGTGGCAAGAAGGGCAGCAAGAAGAAGGGTTCTTCTTTCCAGACTGTCTCGGCTCTTTTCCGG GAAAATTTAAACAAGCTGATGAGCAATCTGCGAAGCACACATCCCCATTTTGTGCGATGCCTTATTcctaatgaaacaaaaacaccTG GTGCCATGGAACATGAGCTGGTGCTGCACCAGCTGCGGTGTAACGGCGTGCTGGAAGGGATTAgaatttgcagaaaaggattCCCCAGCAGAATACTCTATGCAGACTTTAAACAGAG GTACAAGGTGCTTAATGCAAGTGCCATCCCAGAGGGACAGTTCATTGATAGCAAGAAGGCTTCTGAGAAACTCCTTGGATCCATCGATGTGGACCACACCCAGTACAAATTTGGTCACACCAAG GTATTCTTCaaagctgggctgctgggaCTCCTGGAGGAGATGAGGGATGAGAAGCTGGCACAGCTCATCACCTCCACACAAGCCATGTGCAGGGGTTACCTAATGAGAGTGGAGTTCAAGAAAATGATGGAGAGGAG GGAATCCATCTTCTGCATCCAGTACAACGTTCGTGCATTCATGAATGTCAAGCACTGGCCCTGGATGAAGCTGTTCTTCAAGATCAAGCCCTTGCTGAAGAGTGCAGAATCTGAGAAGGAGATGGCCAACATGAAGGGGGAGTTTGAGAAAACCAAGGAAGATCTTGCAAAGTCTGAGGCAAagaggaaggagctggaggagaaaatggtttctttgctgcaggagaaaaatgacCTGCAGCTCCAAGTGCAGGCT GAGGCTGATGCTTTAGCTGATGCTGAGGAAAGATGTGATCAGctcatcaaaaccaaaatccagCTGGAAGCCAAAATTAAGGAGGTGACTGAAAGGGCTGAGGACGAGGAGGAAATTAATGCTGAGCTGACAGCCAAGAAGAGGAAACTGGAGGATGAATGTTCAGAGCTCAAGAAAGATATTGATGACCTGGAGTTAACGCTGGCCAAGgttgagaaggaaaaacacGCCACCGAAAACAAG GTGAAGAACCTCACAGAGGAGATGGCAGCCCTGGACGAGACCATTGCCAAGCtgacaaaagagaagaaagcccTCCAAGAGGCCCACCAGCAGACACTGGATGACCTGCAGGCAGAAGAGGACAAAGTCAATACTCTGACCAAAGCTAAGAccaagctggagcagcaagtgGACGAT CTGGAAGGGTCCCTGGAGCAAGAGAAGAAACTGCGCATGGACCTTGAGAGAGCTAAGAGGAAACTCGAAGGAGACCTGAAGCTGGCAAATGACAGCATAATGGACTTGGAAAATGataagcagcagctggatgagAAACTGAAGAA GAAAGACTTTGAAATCAGCCAGATCCAGAGCAAAATCGAGGATGAGCAAGCCCTGGGCATGCAATTGCAGAAGAAGATCAAGGAGCTGCAG GCTCGCATTGAGGAACTGGAAGAGGAAATTGAGGCTGAACGTGCCTCTCGggcaaaagcagagaagcatCGGGCTGACCTCTCGAGGGAGCTAGAGGAGATCAGCGAGCGCCTGGAAGAAGCAGGAGGGGCTACCACAGCTCAGATCGAGATGAACAAGAAGCGTGAGGCAGAATTCCAGAAGATGCGCCGCGACCTCGAAGAGGCCACGCTGCAGCACGAAGCCACGGCTGCCGCCCTGCGGAAAAAGCATGCGGACAGCACAGCTGAGCTTGGGGAGCAGATCGACAACCTGCAACGAGTGaagcagaagctggagaaggagaagagtgAGCTGAAGATGGAGATTGATGACTTGGCCAGTAACATGGAGTCAGTCTCCAAAGCCAAg GCAAATCTGGAGAAGATGTGTCGCTCCCTGGAAGATCAGCTCAGTGAGATTAAgacaaaggaggaggaacaacAGCGCACAATTAATGACATTAGTACACAGAGAGCTCGGCTACAAACAGAATCTG GTGAATATTCACGCCAGGTGGAGGAGAAAGATGCTCTGATTTCTCAGTTGTCAAGAGGCAAGCAGGCATTCACCCAACAGATTGAGGAACTCAAGAGGCACCTAGAGGAAGAGATAAAG GCCAAGAACGCCCTGGCCCACGCCTTGCAGTCTGCTCGCCATGACTGTGACTTGCTCCGGGAACAAtatgaggaggagcaggaagccAAGGGGGAGCTGCAGCGTGCCCTGTCCAAGGCCAACAGCGAAGTGGCCCAGTGGAGAACCAAATACGAGACGGACGCTATTCAGCGcacagaggagctggaggaggccAA GAAGAAGCTGGCACAGCGCCTGCAGGATGCAGAGGAACACGTCGAAGCTGTCAATGCCAAATGTGCCTCCctggaaaagacaaagcagcGGCTGCAGAATGAAGTGGAGGACCTGATGATTGACGTGGAGCGATCAAATGCTGCCTGCGCAGCTCTGGATAAGAAGCAGAAGAACTTTGACAAG ATCCTGGCAGAATGGAAGCAGAAGTATGAGGAAACGCAGGCTGAGCTGGAAGCCTCCCAGAAGGAGTCTCGCTCTCTCAGCACGGAGCTGTTTAAGATGAAGAATGCCTATGAGGAGTCCTTGGATCACCTGGAAACGCTGAAGCGTGAGAACAAGAACTTGCAGC AGGAGATTTCCGACCTCACGGAGCAGATTGCTGAGGGAGGAAAGGCGATTCATGAGCTGGAGAAAGTAAAGAAGCAGATTGAGCAGGAGAAATCTGAAATCCAGGCTGCCTTGGAGGAAGCTGAG GCCTCCCTAGAACATGAAGAGGGGAAGATCCTGCGCCTCCAGCTTGAGCTCAGCCAGGTGAAGTCTGAGATTGACAGGAAGATAGCAGAGAAAGATGAGGAAATTGACCAGCTGAAGAGAAACCACCTCCGAGTTGTGGAGTCCATGCAGAGCACCCTGGACGCTGAGATCAGGAGCAGGAATGAAGCCCTGCGTTTGAAGAAGAAGATGGAGGGAGACCTGAATGAAATGGAGATCCAGCTGAGCCATGCCAACCGCGTGGCTGCAGAGGCACAAAAGAATCTAAGAAACACACAGGCAGTGCTCAAG GATACCCAGATACATTTGGACGATGCTCTCAGGGCACAGGAGGACCTGAAGGAGCAGGTGGCCATGGTGGAGCGCAGAGCAAACCTGCTGCAGGCTGAAATTGAGGAGCTACGAGCAGCACTAGAACAAACAGAGAGATGTAGAAAGGTGGCTGAGCAGGAACTGATCGATGCAAGTGAGCGTGTGCAGCTCCTCCATACCCAG AACACCAGTTTGATCAATACCAAGAAGAAGCTGGAAACAGATATTTCCCAAATCCAAagtgaaatggaagaaacagtCCAGGAAGCCCACAACGCTGAAGAGAAGGCCAAAAAGGCCATCACAGAT GCAGCCATGATggcagaagagctgaagaaggagcaggacacCAGCGCCCACCTGGAGAGGATGAAGAAGAATCTCGACCAGACAGTGAAGGACCTGCAGCACCGTCTGGATGAGGCCGAACAGTTAGCTCTGAAGGGAGGCAAGAAGCAAATCCAGAAGCTGGAGGCCAGA GTGCGGGAGCTGGAAGGGGAAGTTGATGCTGAGCAGAAGCGCAGCGCTGAAGCCGTGAAGGGTGTGCGCAAGTACGAGAGGAGGGTGAAGGAGCTGACCTACCAG TCTGAAGAAGACAGGAAGAATGTTCTCAGGCTCCAGGATCTGGTGGACAAGCTTCAAATGAAAGTGAAATCCTACAAGAGACAAGCTGAGGAGGCT